Part of the Solanum pennellii chromosome 10, SPENNV200 genome is shown below.
TTAGCCATTGCAGTGGAAAAAGGTTGGAGATTTTATCAACTTACTGTTAAGTTGGCCTTTTTCAATGGTCTTCTCCTGGAGGAGATTTATGTTGAGAAACCAGATGACTTTGTTGTCAAGGGGCAAGAAAATAAGGTTCATTTGCTAAATAAAGCTCTCTATGATTCAAAGAAAACACCAAGAGCTTGGTATAGAAAACTTGACGATCATTTGCTCAGTTTAGGTTTCAAGAAGAGCCTATCTAAGTCTACACATTATATTAAGTGTTCAGATGCATACATACTTATTGTTTCTTTGTATTGTGACGATCTCTTTTTCACAGGAAGTAAGGTTTGCCTAATTGAGGACTTTAAGTTGGAAATGGTGAAGGTCTTTGAAATGACAGACCTTCGACTGATGGCGTATTTTCTTGGAGTGGAGATCAAACAAAATTAAGACAATGTGTTTATTTTCCAGAAAAAAATATGCTCAACAAATCCTAAAGAAGTTTCATATGGAAGATTACAAAGTTACGAGTACTTCAATGAATCAAAAGGAATTTTTTTCCAAAGATGATGGAACTGAAAAGGTGGATGAGGCATATTATAGAAGTCTTATTGGCTGCTTGATGTATTTGACTGCAACTAGGCCTGATATTCTGTATGcactgaaattttttttgtctcgGTTCATATATTGTGCAAGTGATTTACACTTGAGAGAAGCTAAAAGAATTGTCAGATACATTAAGGGAACTATCAACTATGGTGTTAAGTTTCACAAATGTCAGAAGTTTAGACTTAACAGATTCTCCAATAGTGATTGGGGTGGTGCACTTGATATGAAGAGTACTTCAGGTTTCTGTTTCAATCTTGGGTCGAAAGCTTTCTCTTAGTATTCCAAGAAACAAGATATAGTAGCACAATCAACAATCGAGAGAAAATTTATCGCTGCAACAACAGCTGAATCATGCACTATCGTTGAGGAAAATTATGTGTAATCTGAATATGGAGCAAAAAGAAGGAGCTGAGGTTTTTATTGATAACCAAGCTGCAATTTCTAATGCTAATAATCCAGTTTTTCATACAAAAACGAAGTATTTCAATATTAAGTTGTTTTTATTAAGAGACATGCAGAAACATGGAGATGTGAAACTTCTTTACTGCAAGAGTAATGAGCAGGTTGCTGATATTTTCACCAAGCCCCTTTCCCTCAGCAAGTTTAAgtttttttagagaaaaactAGGAGTAATTAGTTCCTAAACTAGGGAGGAGTgttagttgctatgttttaggACTGCagccttttatttatttactatagTAAATTAGCTTTAGTTTTCCTCAGATAACTTCTTTACCTAGTCTCTAGGAGTTTGTTTATCTTTAGCAGATGCATTGCTGATTTTTATGACCATGAAGTTAGTTCTTTATTATAAGTGTAAGTCTTAGGCTGCATTATCAAATAAAGTtatcttttctttcttgttcttcgTTGTTTTATAGTTCTAATCTTTCATTATTCTTAagttctcttttgttcttttctgGATTTCCACCTTAATTAACTATAGTATCAATACACTGTTGATTTAGATCATTCTATACTGAGAcaacatattccaaatcaaaccttggatactagaggggaataatttccttaaggggacactgtgcattTAGTGGACTTGATATTCTATATGTTTTTCCAGGTTCTGATATGTGTTACAGATTTTagatttgtaaaataatttttgttcttctgtTCTTCAATGGTTCActaaactttggtaacttcgtgtttctgcatagtttgttggaatcaataagattctttaaacacagattgacaacgattttcttctttaagaaaatattttatatattgtttctaatctgtttctgattctattTTATCTACTAGTTTAATTTtctgtgaaaatgttcttaaactttgtggTGTCTTActaagttcttcaaagttttatGCTTAGTATCTTAGGGATACAAGATGAACACCTATGATATGCTCTAATATTTATAGTAATCAATAAACTTTTAACtattgaataatataaattaaagagtAATGGAGTGATCAATATAATTGTAACTTTTATTGATAACTAGTGTCGTAattataatttagttattttaaagaAGAATAGAGAAAAGTTTTAGGAAAAGTGATTAAACTTGTTAAATGgtgaacaaaataaataaaattatcttttattttctacGAAATATTAAGGCAAGAAAATAAGGAGAAAGACACAAAATATAGtgagaaaaaagagagaggaTGAGTTGGAAACACAAAAAGGAATATTAAGCAATTGAAGGAATATTAAGCGCAAGAGGAAGACGGTGACCTTTGCAATTcttcaataatataataattaaccaTTGATGTAATAGATTGTTATTAGATCATAGAGTTATATGGTCATTAGAAAATTAATGGAACTTCATAAATTAGATGGAATATGATTAAACAAGTTAAATCCACAACTATTTCTCTGATCCCTAAAGTATGATGTTGCACTGTTTTATACAAGTGCATATGCATGAGATTAAAGGAAATCATTCCTTGTGTTGTGGCTGAGAATCATGCATCCTTTGTAGCTGGAAGATCATTGACCCACAATATGTTGAGGCACTACAACAGGAATATATGTCTTATGAAAATTGATTTAAGGAAGGCGTATGACATGATTAGCTAGAATTTCATAGAGGACGCTTTGACTTTCCAGTGTATTTTGTGCAATTAATGATGCATGACGTCACTACTTTTACTATCAAAGTGAACCGAGTAGGGCATGTATAGTTTGAAGGAAAGAGGGTTCTTAGCTTAGGCAGGGAGATCCCATGTCACTATTGTTGTTTGTGTTGGTAATGGAATACCTTTCCCCAATCTTTCAATTTCATCCTATGTGTAAAACATCTAAGCTGACTCACTTTATTTTTGTTGACGATTTAATGATTATTTGTAATAGTAGTTGGTACTGGAGGAAGGTGAACTCACTAAAGGAGCAAATGATTCATTGGTATAGTAGGGGAACGTACCAGCTCTCCCCCTCTGGTAATTATTTAGTTTTCAAGAATTATATTGCTTTACTTGGTCAGTTGCCTAAAGTGAAAGAAGCAAAGCTTTTATAGAATTCAATTATACTGCCAAAGCGTAGAATGATCCAATGGATTGCTTCCCAGAATAGAAAACTTACCAAGGAAAAATGATCAGATTAAATATTTCAGTTGATGACCTTACATGCTGCTTGTGTGAGGAAAATGAAATAGAGGCTCCGAATCATTTGTTTGCTAGATGTGGATGGATATCGAAAATAAGGGTCGCTCTCTCTACATGGTCAGGCCTGTACTTGCAACAGAGAGGAGTAGTACAAAATCTACAATGATTCCAAAGAAGAAAATGGAAGAGGTTCAAAAAGGAAGTAGTTGCAGCAATTCATGGTGCTATAATTTATCACAGTTGGCGAGCAAGGAACATGAAGATTTTCAGAAACATACATGTAAATACGAATTTTGTTACAGCACAGATCCAAAAGGAGATCAGGGAGATGATAAATATGTTACACTGCTCCAAAAGAGCTCATAGATACACTAACTGTCTAGAATTCGTAACTAGATTGTTGGTGTGgcttgtttgattttttttttgcttgagGTCTATATCAGAGGCGGAGCCACATGTAGTGAAGGGGTGTTGACCGATATCCCTTTGACGGAAAATTACGTTGTGTAGCTagaattaaaatatcttttgtgCATATCTATATTACATACTGACACTCCTTGACTTCTACacgattttatttctttatattttgacacCCCTTAGGCCAAATTCTAGCTCCGCCACTGGTCTATATACTTGCTGCAACCTTCCTAAAAGGGAATATTTGATACTGATTGCTCTTTAATTCTGTAAACGGTTCTTGTTGTTGCAATGGTAATATTTCACAGttattacccaaaaaaaaagcATACAAAAAAGAGGAATGGAAGTATCACATAGTTCTCGAGGAAAAATCCTTTCATaggaaaaaaaatgtgtaaCATACAAGTCTTGTAACCTATCCTTTGTAACATATATTTTGTCcgtaaataatttaatttttaaaagttaataatCGTTATGTTGTAATATATTTAGacgtaatttttatttttacataataaGAGACACGTTTGGTCTCAAAAGAATTTAGAGAATTTTAGGGGTTTTTTGTCTAAGAGAAGGCAATCTTAAAATCAAAAGTAGCAACTAGGGGATATTGGAAATGGAAGAAAAGAATTACATGTcatgtttaaataaaataataaaaaactgATATCATAGATATTTATgctataaaaatgaaaatggaaGTCTGGAAATTGATATAACAACTAAATCAAGGTTGTTTTTACACAAAATAGATGAAgatttaataatcaaaataataatttgcgcttgtagttatttttaaataattatttgatattaaaaaatattcctTCATGGAATTATAGATATATGTCCACATATTAGCTATTTTGTAGTGTGAAATTCCTTTTAAAGAAGGATTTGAATTAATATATCATGCTTCCACTTATAGTCCTTGAAATTGTTTGATTTGCGGACAACGTTATTTCGAAATTATAATCCTGCCTAGATTCATATCTCAAATAAATAAACTGTAAATCTAATTAGAACTTTGATTGTAGATATTCTACCTTATTCTTGTAACAAACAAATGACTTATAACAAGGGAAAAGAGTCTGATATATCactcaattttgttatttagagttgatatacctctgaaagtggctcatatatacccttacttATATAAAAATGACTCATATATACTCTTTTCCTTtaacgaaaatgaaaaaaaaaatgaaattttattttattttttataaaatataatctcatatgagtaTATTTAATCCTCCTCAaacatatatattctttttgacttttttttaatgactaatttagatttattattttgatggtcaaatttatttatgtttcactaatatttttttaaaacttattatcgatgaccaatttttttcttcaaatacaaaaattaaattacaatacaaacaaaaaaaaaagttttaaattagaATATAGCCACAAAAATAtagttctaaatttttttctttacataaaggaatgaaagaaaaaaaaaataagaataagaaactcaaataattataataaaagaagtcaaaaaataatttatatatgaaaaagcTTAAAATATATCTTGAACCTTGCTAAAAAAATcgtatatacccctaaataattttaaagaaaattaaaattcaaaaatataaattaaaactattttttttcacttctgCTAATGAATGGTATATGTGAGCTCATTTTGTAACGGTAGGGGTAGATGCGAGCTGTTTGTACAAAAGTAAGAATACATATGAGTCATTTATAACAGGGGCATATcaactccaaatgacaaagttaagggGTATATTAGACCATATTCCCTTATAACAATTATCAAATAAGAAAGGACAGTGAGCTCCAACTAATCAAGCATAAAGCATAACACATTAAAACTAGTTTAtccatacaaaaaaataataatattaaaactaaaaaaggaggagaaaaacaaatcaTAGCTAACAATCATTAATTACAAAggtaaaagatttaaaaaaaaaaatgtatgtagATTTCTTCGTCACGCTTACTtcagaaatttatatatataaacaaaaggCTTACTAACATGCTACTAAGCATAATAACTACGTTTGtaccaaaatttaaaaagacaTAAGAACTATGTActataaatttgtttaaaaggagaaaagagCTATTATGAGAATAATGACAGATCATTTAGGCatgtaaaaatatgaaatttctgTCTATAACCTACTCTAAAAACTACTTTGAAATTATTTGTACTTGAATTTAACCAAAACTATCTTAAACACAACTCTCAGTCGATTCTTTTGTCAAATACTGATCAAAATCTCTTCCTTGAACCTTCTTCAAAAACTATCTTGAAATTACTAGTACttgaattgaaacaaaaaataatcaaaattatctcaaacaaacgaaaatcattttttcatgtttttaaaaaaaaagttcaaaaaacaCGAAAATAATCCACAAGTCCTGTTTCACGAAAATAAATGTGTAGAAGTATTAGTTGAATTTCTGATCTTTGAAGAGCTTCTTGGCcccttctccttttttttttttttttaacacaaCTCTCAGTTGACTCTTTTGTTAAATACTGATCAAAATCATTCTTCCTTGATCGAAAAGTGGAACACAAAAAAGatctaaaaaaatttagcaaAGAAAAATGTTGTTATGAATTTGAGTTTGAATAGTGACTTTgcaaatttcttattttctaaatatatatatatacacaattgAATATTGCTCACTCTTACGAAAGGAGAGTTAGCTCCAACTAATCAAGCATAAAACTTTACACATGAAAACTAatttacatatacaaaaaaggaaaaatgtacAAGTATCCTCCTCCTCCAATCTATGttcgaaatttcagagatacacttatactttactaagatcctattacccctaaacttattttataaataattttctaccccttgaCGGCCTACATGACATTATCATtcaaaaattatcaatacaccTGAGCCCaaaagatagtgccacgtaagtcgaaaaggggtagaaaattatttatataataagttTGGGGAGTGGAGTGGGGGCGGGAGTAAGAGCACCTTAATATAGTATCAGTGTGTCTAtaagatttcgggcatagattgggAAATGGGGTACTTATACATTTACccttaaaaaaacatattaaaactaaaaatggaggagaaaaacaaatcatagctaataattcataattacaaaggtaatgatttttaaaaaagaagtgTATATAGATTTCTTCGCCACGCTTATTCTAgattttatatatctaaataaaagGTTTACTAACATGCTACTAAGCATAAGAACTACATTTAtactagatttttttaaaaaaacaaaagaactaCGTACTATAAATTTGTTGAAAAGGAGAAAAGGGCTATCATCAGAATAACGACAGAACATTTAGACATGTACATATCAATATTAAATTTCTTCTATAACCTGCTTAAAAAACTACCTTGAAATTACTTGTGCttgaattgaaacaaaaataaccaaaattatctcaaccacatgaaattcattttttcttttttctggaaaaaaattcaaaacaacacGAAAATAATCTACAAGTCCTATTTCACTAAAAAAATGTTTGGAATGTTTGCTTAAATTTCTAATCTTTGAAGAGCTTCTTGGCCCCTACTCCTCTTTTAAACATAACTCTCAGTCAGTTCTATTGTCAAATACTGAGCAAAATCGTTCTTCTTTTTGAACCTATTTCAAAAACCTACTTCAAAAACTACTTTGAAATTACTGGTACttgaattgaaacaaaaaataaccaaaatgaTCTCAACCAAATGAAATTCATTGTTtcatgattttgaaaaaaaattcaaagaacACGAAAATAATCCACAAGTCCTATTtcactaaaataaatttgtggAAGTATAATAGCTTCTTggccctttttctttttttaaacataacTCTCAGTCGATTCTTTTGTCGAGCAAAATCATTCTTCCTTGATAGAATATTGGCTCAACAAAGATCTAAACAATTTAGCAATGAAAGCTGTTGTTATGAATTTAAGTTTTGAATAATGACCTTgcaaattttagatttaaaaaaaatatatatactactCACTCTTAATTAAGCTGCGGTACTACCGAAGTGAAGACCAATTGACAAACATTTTTACTAAACCTCACAGGTTTCTCCCTTTCCAAAAGCTGAGGAAGTTGATGGGAGTCAATACAATGGATGAGTTCAAGAAGGTGAGTTAAACTGAAGTTTGACAACTTTCAGTTTAAGGGAGGGTGTTAGTGTTTAAAAATTCACTTTAGTAATTAAAGTTCTGTTAGAAATAAATGCCTATATGTTATGTTTGTCCTAGTATTTAGGAAGTAATTTAAACATGGGCAGCTTTCAAGTTTTAGGATtgtaatttctaatttttagcTTCAAGTTGTTTTAGCATATAAAGAATTGTATTGGCAGCTCTTTAAGTCATTCAGTCAAAAACAACTCCTtcaataatatttcctttctcaTTAGGCAACCTTTGTACGACATTCAAAACGATAATGGCCAAATTTATGACAACAATAACATTCTATCTTGGATTTGTCAAAAACTCTCCTTTCACTTTGTCGTAGTCATCATTGGCTCTAAAATTTCCATTGCCATATTTGTTGCCTCCATCTCTATTGCCTCGATCTcctctccctctccctctccctctccCTCTACCTCTTCCTCTACAATTGGAAGAAATACAAGTAGACGCCTTCAAGGCTTGCTCATCAGAAGTTGAATTTCGATTCATCTTCTGCTCGTGTACCAATAAAGAGCTTTGCAATTCGTCAAGCGATAACTCATCTATATCTTTGGACTCCTCAATGGAGCAAACGACATAATCATACTTCGGCGTCAAAGAGCGTAATATCTTTTCAACAATTGTGATATCGTTCATCTTCTCGCCATGGAATCACATTTTGTTGCTAATATCTATTGTTCAAGTGCAGTAACTCATTACAGACTCTCCTTCCTTCATCTGCAAGGTCGCAAAATCCCTTCTTAAGGCTTGAAGTTGTGCGCGCTTCACTGTAGCAGTGCcttgatatttctttttcatggaGTCCCATATATCTTTAGAAACTTCTTTGCataaaatagtttctaagaTAAGACGTTCGATAGACTGAAAAAGGTAATTTTTCGCCATCAAGTCTTTTAGCTTTCTTGCTTCAAACTCCGTTGTTTGAGTATTCGTCAAGATTTCGCCTTCAGCCGGAGCACTGATACCAATCTCCACAATTGACCAATACTCCTTTGACCTTAAAAATTTTTCCATCAGCATGCTTCAATGGTCATAGTGACCATCAAAACGCTGAATAGTTGCTTGCACATAATTGCTCTATGAAGCCATTAACATACTgtatatttctctatttttctttttataatctAACCTGGCGCTGATATCACTGATAGAAAAAtagaatttagaaatatatCTGTAAGTTAAAAGAACGAAatagaaaagaaaggaaatattattgaAGGAGTTGTTTTTACTGAATGACTTAAAGAGATGCCatacaattttttctattgTAAAACAACTTGATGGTAAAAATTAGGAACTACAATCCTAAAACTTGAAAGCTGTCCACGTTTAAATTACTTTCGAAAGACTAGGACAAACATAACATATAGACATTTTAATTTCTAACAGAACTTTAATTACTAAACTgaatttttaaaactaacaatattttgcttataatttttattgaacaAAGATTTTCCTTTCTAATTACCTTGTTTGATAGATATTGCTAAATTTTGATACTAATAAaggttgttttttttgtttttagacATGCTTACTCAAACTGAATATGAGAAACtgcattttaaaaatattataaccaatattcaaaaaatgccaatttaactttcaaaatgaatttattatatGTAACATGTGCAAAAATGAATGCAAGTTCAATAGCACTCTAAGGAGGATTGCAAGATTTATCATGATTCTTCGGTTCATGCACCTTGAAagtattaagaaaaaattgatacattatcaaaaataacaataattgttgccaaaatacaataataaaataaaaaaggaatacaaatacaaactaACAAAAATTGCACGGTCTACATAAGAAATTTGTA
Proteins encoded:
- the LOC107001477 gene encoding uncharacterized protein LOC107001477, with protein sequence MEDYKVTSTSMNQKEFFSKDDGTEKVDEAYYRSLIGCLMYLTATRPDILYALKFFLSRFIYCASDLHLREAKRIVRYIKGTINYGVKFHKCQKFRLNRFSNSDWGGALDMKSTSGFCFNLGSKAFS
- the LOC114074336 gene encoding LOW QUALITY PROTEIN: uncharacterized protein LOC114074336 (The sequence of the model RefSeq protein was modified relative to this genomic sequence to represent the inferred CDS: substituted 2 bases at 2 genomic stop codons), with amino-acid sequence MLMEKFLRSKEYWSIVEIGISAPAEGEILTNTQTTEFEARKLKDLMAKNYLFQSIERLILETILCKEVSKDIWDSMKKKYQGTATVKRAQLQALRRDFATLQMKEGESVMSYCTXTIDISNKMXFHGEKMNDITIVEKILRSLTPKYDYVVCSIEESKDIDELSLDELQSSLLVHEQKMNRNSTSDEQALKASTCISSNCRGRGRGRGRGRGRGDRGNRDGGNKYGNGNFRANDDYDKVKGEFLTNPR